From Coffea arabica cultivar ET-39 chromosome 10e, Coffea Arabica ET-39 HiFi, whole genome shotgun sequence, one genomic window encodes:
- the LOC140015258 gene encoding uncharacterized protein → MARFLISIHATERICLVLALLTVLVLHAKNLPSDTASTKTMARREAHNRDRDGDPAALLDFKSKIQNDSYGIMNSWNDSHHFCSWEGVKCGRRHRRVTSIDLQGRGLVGFLSPFLGNLSFLRTLMLSNNTFQGRIPPQFGNLFRLQELYLSWNSLEGEIPSNLSRCSKLVHLYLSSNKLVGRIPPEFGSLRNLEALVIHDNNLTGNIPPSMGNFTSLSILSATANYLEGNIPESLGQLKMLKGIGFGDNRLNGNIPVSVYNLSQLEVLSLPKNQLHGTLPSALGLMLPRLQFLQLRDNQFWGVLPASLSNASELGRIDIGDNGFSGRIVVDFGDLQNFTLLYAEYNKFGSGEVLDGLQFLSTMTNCSQLLGIELGHNQLKGILPNSIGNLSSQYLSLGANQIYGGIPSTLGNLIGLGTLYLERNQLTGTIPSTFGNLQKLQRLALNSNKLSGEIPESLGNLSLLNELYLDDNNLEGSIPPALGNCQQLLLLGLSQNNLSGTIPKEIFGISSLSISLDLSQNHLSGTIPSEVGNLKNLDGLDLSQNHLSGELPGTFGGCSSLEILSLAGNSFQGSFPEFISSLKGIQNLNLSSNNFSGPIPQFLVRMSIKSLNLSFNDFVGELPTQGIFGNASAISVVGNKRLCGGIPELQLPKCHPLGESKKNMKPLRFIIPLVITSSFLVIVVISISIFRLRPFKRRRTQPKSPNFSGRLFLRVSYRQLVQATNSFSAENLIGAGSSGSVYKGVLTEGGNLSVAVKVFNLQHHGAFKSFIAECDAMRNIRHRNLVKIISSSSGLDFQGNDFKALIYEFMPNGSLETWLHRTDEHQQHIFPIPNLLQRINVAIDVACAVDYLHHHCHKQIVHCDLKPSNILLDSDLTAHVGDLGLAKYIHSAPNLQETSSAGIRGTIGYVAPEYGLGAVVSSNGDVYSFGILLLEMMTGMKPTHPLFTGGLDLHTYVEMAIPERVMDIVDPVLLCEDHRRTTAANNRSSPLGVTKCNLLEQCLISLLKVGLACSMHLPEDRINMTQVVCRLKSIKDTFTMAEL, encoded by the exons ATGGCAAGATTTTTAATCTCAATTCATGCAACTGAAAGGATTTGTCTCGTGCTAGCACTACTAACAGTATTGGTGTTGCATGCCAAAAATCTTCCTTCGGACACGGCTTCCACAAAAACCATGGCCAGAAGAGAAGCACATAATCGTGATCGTGATGGTGATCCTGCTGCTTTATTGGATTTCAAGTCAAAAATACAGAATGACTCTTATGGGATCATGAACTCGTGGAATGACTCTCATCATTTCTGCTCTTGGGAGGGTGTCAAATGCGGTCGAAGGCACAGAAGAGTGACCAGCATAGATCTTCAAGGCAGGGGCCTGGTTGGCTTCTTGTCACCGTTTCTTGGGAACCTCAGCTTTCTTCGTACGTTGATGCTAAGTAACAACACCTTCCAAGGTAGAATCCCGCCCCAGTTTGGAAATCTCTTCAGGCTGCAGGAACTGTATCTGTCATGGAACTCCCTGGAAGGCGAAATTCCGAGCAATCTGTCCCGGTGCTCCAAGCTTGTGCATCTTTACCTAAGCAGCAATAAGCTAGTTGGGAGAATACCACCGGAATTTGGTTCTCTGAGGAACCTTGAAGCCCTCGTGATTCACGACAATAACCTAACAGGAAATATCCCTCCTTCCATGGGGAATTTTACTTCCCTGAGTATACTATCTGCTACTGCAAATTATTTGGAGGGTAATATTCCTGAATCCTTAGGTCAGTTGAAAATGTTAAAAGGCATTGGATTTGGCGATAACAGACTAAATGGTAACATCCCTGTTTCTGTCTATAATCTCTCTCAACTGGAGGTTTTGTCTCTGCCAAAAAATCAGCTACATGGAACTCTTCCTTCAGCATTAGGTCTCATGCTTCCTCGCCTTCAGTTTCTCCAGTTGAGAGACAATCAGTTCTGGGGGGTACTTCCAGCCTCTTTGTCAAATGCCTCTGAGCTAGGCCGGATCGACATTGGAGACAATGGATTTAGCGGCAGAATAGTAGTTGATTTTGGAGACCTGCAAAATTTTACTTTGCTATATGCTGAATATAATAAGTTTGGAAGTGGGGAAGTACTGGATGGATTGCAGTTTCTCAGTACCATGACAAACTGCAGCCAATTACTTGGAATTGAACTAGGTCACAACCAACTAAAGGGGATCTTGCCCAACAGTATCGGTAACTTATCATCCCAATACTTGtcacttggtgcaaatcaaatATATGGAGGGATACCTTCAACATTAGGTAATCTCATTGGCTTAGGGACTTTGTATCTTGAAAGGAATCAACTCACAGGCACAATCCCAAGTACATTTGGTAATCTTCAAAAGCTTCAGCGACTGGCTCTTAATTCCAACAAATTGTCAGGAGAAATTCCGGAGTCTTTAGGAAACCTCTCATTGCTGAATGAACTATATTTAGATGATAACAACTTGGAGGGATCCATACCACCAGCTCTTGGAAATTGCCAGCAGTTGTTACTCTTAGGACTTTCTCAAAACAACTTGAGTGGTACGATACCAAAAGAGATTTTTGGGATATCTTCCCTCTCCATTTCATTAGATCTTTCTCAGAATCATTTATCTGGAACCATACCATCAGAGGTTGGCAACTTGAAAAATTTAGATGGATTGGATCTCTCACAAAATCACCTGTCAGGTGAACTTCCTGGGACCTTTGGTGGTTGTAGTAGCCTTGAAATCCTTTCCCTTGCTGGTAACTCTTTCCAGGGATCTTTTCCAGAATTTATCAGTTCTTTGAAAGGTATTCAAAATCTTAACCTTTCTAGTAACAATTTTTCTGGACCAATCCCCCAATTTTTAGTAAGAATGTCCATAAAGTCCCTTAATTTGTCCTTCAATGATTTTGTGGGCGAGTTACCAACACAAGGCATTTTTGGAAATGCTAGTGCTATATCAGTTGTTGGGAACAAAAGACTCTGTGGAGGCATTCCTGAACTACAGCTGCCAAAGTGCCACCCTCTGGGAGAGTCAAAGAAAAATATGAAGCCTCTCAGGTTCATCATACCACTGGTAATTACAAGTTCCTTCCTGGTGATAGTGGTAATCTCAATCTCAATTTTCCGACTGCGGCCATTTAAAAGGAGAAGGACCCAACCAAAGTCACCAAACTTCTCAGGTAGACTCTTCCTGAGAGTCAGCTACAGACAACTTGTTCAAGCTACAAATAGTTTCTCTGCAGAAAATCTAATTGGTGCTGGTAGCTCTGGCTCCGTATACAAAGGTGTGCTGACTGAAGGAGGAAACTTGTCAGTGGCTGTCAAAGTCTTTAACCTTCAACACCATGGAGCCTTCAAGAGTTTTATTGCTGAGTGTGATGCAATGAGAAACATCCGGCATCGGAACCTCGTGAAGATTATAAGTTCTTCCTCAGGTCTGGATTTCCAAGGGAATGATTTTAAAGCTTTAATCTACGAGTTCATGCCCAACGGCAGTCTAGAAACTTGGTTGCATCGAACAGATGAACATCAGCAGCACATTTTTCCTATACCAAACCTTCTTCAGCGAATTAATGTTGCTATTGATGTGGCTTGTGCCGTTGATTATCTACATCATCATTGCCACAAGCAGATTGTTCATTGCGATCTAAAACCAAGTAATATTCTCCTTGACAGCGATCTGACAGCCCATGTTGGAGATCTTGGGCTGGCAAAATATATTCATTCAGCTCCAAATTTACAGGAAACGAGCTCTGCTGGAATCAGAGGAACTATTGGATATGTAGCTCCAG AGTATGGCTTAGGTGCCGTGGTATCAAGTAATGGAGATGTCTATAGCTTCGGAATCCTATTGCTGGAGATGATGACAGGGATGAAGCCCACACATCCTTTGTTCACTGGAGGCCTTGATCTTCATACATATGTTGAAATGGCAATTCCTGAGCGCGTGATGGACATTGTGGATCCAGTACTTCTGTGTGAAGATCACAGAAGAACTACAGCAGCCAATAACAGAAGCAGTCCACTAGGAGTAACAAAATGCAATTTACTAGAGCAGTGTTTGATTTCATTGCTTAAAGTTGGCTTGGCTTGCTCCATGCACTTGCCAGAAGATAGAATAAATATGACGCAAGTTGTTTGCAGATTAAAATCTATCAAGGACACATTTACCATGGCAGAGCTTTAA
- the LOC113711520 gene encoding uncharacterized protein, with translation MARFLISIPETKRIYLVLALLTLEVHAKGLPLSMASTKTMDRKEADHHDHVALLDFKSKIQHDPYGIMNSWNDSHHFCSWEGVECGRRHRRVTSIDLQGRGLVGFLSPFLGNLSFLRALMLRNNTFQGGIPPQFGNLFRLRELNLSWDSLEGEIPGNLSRCSKLVHLDLSYNNLVGRIPPEFGSLRNLESLVIQNNSLTGNIPPSMGNFTSLSLLSAAANHLEGNIPESLGQLKTLKGIGFGGNRLNGDIPVSVYNLSQLEVLSLPSNQLHGTLPSALGLMLPRLEYLQLRDNQFWGVLPASLSNASELGWIDIGHNGFSGRIAVDFGGLQNFISLLAANNNFGSGEVLDGLQFLSTMTNCSQLVAISLQDNQIKGVLPNSIGNLSSRFLDYMSLGGNQIYGGIPSTLGNLIGLETLYLESNQLTGTVPSTIGYLQKLQRLALISNKLSGEIPESVGNLSLLNELYLDDNNLEGSIPPALGNCKQLLLLGLSQNNLSGTIPKEIFGISSLSISLNLSQNSLSGTIPSEVGTLKNLAGLDLSENHLSGEIPGTFGGCSSLEILSLAGNSFQGSFPEFISSLRSVQILDLSSNNFSGQIPQYMASISIKTLNLSFNDFSGEVPRQGIFGNASAVSVVGNRRLCGGIPELQLPKCHPPGESKKNMKPLRFIIPVVITSSFLVIVVTSISIFRLRSFKRRRTQPKLPNFLGRLFLRVSYRQLVQATNGFSAENLIGAGSSGSVYKGVLTEGGNLSVAIKVFNLQHHGAFKSFIAECDAMRNIRHRNLVKIISSSSGLDFQGNDFKAVIYEFMPNGSLETWLHRADEHQQHIFPIPNLLQRINVAIDVACAVDYLHHHCHKQIVHCDLKPSNILLDSDLTAHVGDLGLAKYVHSAPNLQETSSAGIRGTIGYVAPEYGLGAEVSSNGDVYSFGILLLEMMTGKKPTHPLFTGGLDLHTYVEMAIPERVMDIVDPVLLCEDHRRTTAANSRSSPLGETKCNLLEQCLISLLKVGLACSIHLPEDRINMTQVLCRLKSIKDTFTMAEL, from the exons ATGGCTAGATTTCTGATCTCAATTCCTGAAACTAAAAGAATTTATCTGGTGCTAGCACTACTGACATTGGAGGTACATGCCAAAGGTCTTCCTCTGAGCATGGCTTCTACAAAAACCATGGACAGAAAAGAAGCAGACCATCACGATCATGTTGCTTTATTGGATTTCAAGTCAAAAATACAGCATGACCCTTATGGGATCATGAACTCGTGGAATGATTCTCATCATTTCTGCTCATGGGAGGGTGTCGAATGCGGTCGAAGGCACAGAAGAGTGACCAGCATAGATCTTCAAGGCAGGGGCTTGGTTGGCTTCTTGTCACCGTTTCTTGGGAACCTCAGCTTTCTTCGTGCGTTGATGCTAAGAAACAACACCTTCCAAGGTGGAATCCCGCCCCAGTTTGGAAATCTCTTCAGGCTGCGGGAACTGAATCTGTCATGGGACTCCCTGGAAGGCGAAATTCCAGGCAATCTATCCCGGTGCTCCAAGCTTGTGCATCTTGACCTAAGCTACAATAACCTAGTTGGGAGAATACCGCCGGAATTTGGTTCTCTGAGGAACCTTGAATCTCTAGTTATTCAAAACAATAGCCTTACAGGAAATATCCCTCCTTCCATGGGGAATTTTACTTCCCTGAGTTTACTATCTGCGGCTGCAAATCATTTGGAGGGTAATATTCCTGAATCCTTAGGTCAGTTGAAAACGCTAAAAGGCATTGGATTTGGCGGAAACAGACTAAATGGTGACATCCCTGTTTCTGTCTATAATCTTTCTCAACTGGAGGTTTTGTCTCTGCCAAGTAATCAGCTACATGGAACTCTTCCTTCAGCATTAGGTCTCATGCTTCCTCGCCTTGAGTATCTCCAGTTGAGAGACAATCAGTTCTGGGGGGTACTTCCAGCCTCTTTGTCAAATGCCTCTGAGCTAGGCTGGATCGACATTGGACACAATGGATTCAGCGGCAGAATAGCAGTTGATTTTGGAGgcctgcaaaattttatttcCCTATTAGCTGCAAATAATAATTTTGGAAGTGGGGAAGTACTGGATGGATTGCAGTTTCTCAGCACCATGACAAACTGCAGCCAATTAGTCGCAATTTCCCTACAAGACAACCAAATAAAGGGTGTCTTGCCCAACAGTATCGGCAACTTATCATCCCGATTCTTAGACTATATGTCACTTGGCGGAAATCAAATATATGGAGGGATACCTTCAACATTAGGTAATCTCATTGGCTTAGAGACCTTGTATCTTGAAAGTAATCAACTCACAGGGACAGTTCCAAGTACAATTGGTTATCTTCAAAAGCTTCAGCGGCTGGCTCTTATTTCCAACAAATTGTCAGGAGAAATTCCAGAGTCTGTAGGAAACCTCTCACTGTTGAATGAACTCTATTTAGATGATAACAACTTGGAGGGATCCATTCCACCAGCTCTCGGAAACTGCAAGCAGTTGTTACTCCTAGGACTTTCTCAAAACAACTTGAGTGGTACGATACCAAAAGAGATTTTTGGGATATCTTCCCTGTCCATTTCATTAAATCTTTCTCAGAACAGTTTATCTGGAACAATCCCATCAGAGGTCGGCACCTTGAAAAATTTAGCTGGATTGGATCTTTCAGAAAATCACCTGTCAGGTGAAATTCCAGGGACCTTTGGCGGTTGTAGTAGCCTTGAAATCCTTTCCCTTGCTGGTAACTCTTTCCAGGGATCTTTTCCTGAATTCATTAGTTCTTTGAGAAGTGTCCAAATTCTTGACCTTTCTAGTAATAATTTTTCTGGCCAAATCCCCCAATATATGGCAAGTATATCAATTAAGACCCTGAATTTGTCCTTCAATGATTTCTCGGGTGAGGTGCCAAGACAAGGTATTTTTGGAAATGCTAGTGCAGTATCAGTTGTTGGGAACAGGAGACTCTGTGGAGGCATTCCTGAACTACAGCTGCCAAAGTGCCACCCTCCGGGAGAGTCAAAGAAAAATATGAAGCCTCTCAGGTTCATCATACCAGTGGTGATTACAAGTTCCTTCCTGGTGATAGTGGTAACCTCAATCTCAATTTTCAGACTACGGTCATTTAAAAGGAGAAGGACCCAACCAAAATTACCAAACTTCTTAGGCAGACTCTTCCTGAGAGTCAGCTACAGACAACTTGTTCAAGCTACTAATGGTTTCTCTGCAGAAAATCTAATTGGTGCTGGTAGCTCTGGCTCCGTATACAAAGGAGTGCTGACTGAAGGAGGAAACTTGTCGGTGGCTATCAAAGTCTTTAACCTTCAACACCATGGAGCCTTCAAGAGTTTTATTGCTGAGTGTGATGCAATGAGAAACATCCGGCATCGGAACCTCGTGAAGATTATAAGTTCTTCCTCAGGTCTGGATTTCCAAGGGAATGATTTTAAAGCTGTAATCTACGAGTTCATGCCCAACGGCAGTCTAGAAACTTGGTTGCATCGAGCAGATGAACATCAGCAGCACATTTTTCCTATACCAAACCTTCTTCAGCGAATTAATGTTGCTATTGATGTAGCTTGTGCCGTTGATTATCTACATCACCATTGCCACAAGCAGATTGTTCATTGCGATCTAAAACCAAGTAATATTCTACTTGACAGCGATCTGACAGCCCATGTTGGAGATCTTGGGCTGGCAAAATATGTTCATTCAGCTCCAAATTTACAGGAAACGAGCTCTGCTGGAATCAGAGGAACTATTGGATATGTAGCTCCAG AGTATGGCTTAGGTGCAGAGGTATCAAGTAATGGAGATGTCTACAGCTTCGGAATCCTATTGCTGGAGATGATGACAGGGAAGAAGCCTACACATCCTTTGTTCACTGGAGGCCTTGATCTCCATACATATGTTGAAATGGCAATTCCTGAGCGCGTGATGGACATTGTGGATCCGGTACTTCTGTGTGAAGATCACAGAAGAACTACAGCAGCCAATAGCAGAAGCAGTCCACTGggagaaacaaaatgcaatttaCTAGAGCAGTGTTTGATTTCATTGCTTAAAGTTGGCTTGGCTTGCTCCATTCACTTGCCAGAAGATAGAATAAATATGACGCAAGTTCTTTGCAGATTAAAATCTATCAAGGACACATTTACCATGGCAGAGCTTTAA
- the LOC113711521 gene encoding uncharacterized protein produces the protein MARFLISIHATERICLALALLTVLVLHAKNLPLDTASTKTMAKREARNRDRDGDPVALLDFKSKIQHDPYGIMNSWNDSDFCSWKGILCGRKHKRVTSIDLQSRGLVGFLSPFLGNLSFLRTLMLGNNTFQGGIPPQFGNLFRLQELNLSSNSLEGEIPGNLSQCFKLLQLSLGFNRLVGRIPPEFGYLRNLEFLAIHYNNLTGIIPPSMGNFTSLSILSAAENHLEGKIPEVLGQLKTLKIIAFGGNRLNGNIPVSIYNLSQLEVLSLSSNQLHGTLPSALGLMLPRLEYLQLRDNQFWGVLPASLSNASELGRIEIGDNGFSGRIAVDFGGLLNFHWLLAAANNFGSGEVLDGLQFLSTMTNCSQLFGIDLGGNQLKGIMPNSIGNLSSQYLVLGGNQIYGEIPSTVGNLISLKLLFLESNQLTGTVPSTIGYLHKVQRLSLHSNKLSGEIPESVGNLSLLNELYLADNHLGGSIPPALGNCKQLLLLGLSQNYLSGTIPKEIFGISSLSISLDLSQNHLSGTIPSEVGTLKILAGLDLSQNHLSGELPGTFGGCSSLEILSLAGNSFQGSFPEFISSLKGIQNLNLSSNNFSGPIPQFLVRMSIKALNLSFNDFVGELPTQGIFGNASAISVVGNKRLCGGIPQLQLPKCQPLRESKKNKKLLRLRFIMPVVITSSFLVIVVISISIFRLRSFKRRRTQPNLPNFSGRLFLRVSYRQLVQATNGFSAENLIGAGSSGSVYKGVLTGGGNLSVAIKVFNLQHHGAFKSFIAECDAMRNIRHRNLVKIISSSSGLDFQGNDFKAVIYEFMPNGSLETWLHRADEHQQHIFPIPNLLQRINVAIDVACAVDYLHHHCHKQIVHCDLKPSNILLDSDLTAHVGDLGLAKYVHSAPNLPETSSAGIRGNIGYVAPEYGLGAGVSSNGDVYSFGILLLEMMTGKKPTHPLFTGGLDLHTYVEMAIPERVMDIVDPVLLCEDHRRTTAANNRSSPLGETKCNLLEQCLISLLKVGLACSMHLPEDRINMTQVVCRLKSIKGTFTMVEL, from the exons ATGGCAAGATTTTTAATCTCAATTCATGCAACTGAAAGGATTTGTCTCGCGCTAGCACTGCTGACAGTATTGGTGTTGCATGCCAAAAATCTTCCTTTGGACACGGCTTCCACAAAAACCATGGCCAAAAGAGAAGCACGTAATCGTGATCGTGATGGTGATCCTGTTGCTTTATTGGAtttcaagtcaaaaattcaACATGACCCTTATGGGATTATGAACTCATGGAATGACTCTGATTTCTGCTCGTGGAAGGGAATTCTATGCGGTCGCAAGCACAAAAGAGTGACCAGCATAGATCTTCAAAGCAGAGGCTTGGTTGGCTTCTTGTCACCTTTTCTTGGAAACCTCAGCTTTCTTCGTACGTTGATGCTAGGTAACAACACCTTCCAAGGTGGAATCCCGCCCCAGTTTGGAAATCTCTTCAGGCTGCAGGAACTGAATCTGTCATCGAACTCCCTGGAAGGCGAAATTCCAGGCAATCTATCCCAGTGCTTCAAGCTTTTGCAACTTAGCCTAGGCTTCAACAGGCTAGTTGGGAGAATACCACCAGAATTTGGTTACCTGAGGAACCTTGAATTCCTCGCGATTCACTACAATAACCTAACAGGAATTATCCCTCCTTCCATGGGGAATTTTACTTCCCTGAGTATACTATCTGCGGCCGAAAATCATTTGGAGGGAAAAATTCCCGAAGTATTAGGTCAGTTGAAAACGTTAAAAATCATTGCATTTGGCGGAAACAGACTAAATGGTAACATCCCTGTTTCTATCTATAATCTCTCTCAGCTGGAGGTTTTGTCTCTGTCAAGTAATCAGCTGCATGGAACTCTTCCTTCAGCATTAGGTCTCATGCTTCCTCGCCTTGAGTATCTCCAGTTGAGAGACAATCAGTTCTGGGGGGTACTTCCAGCCTCTTTGTCAAATGCCTCTGAGCTAGGCCGAATCGAAATTGGAGACAATGGATTCAGCGGCAGAATAGCAGTTGATTTTGGAGGCCTGCTAAATTTTCATTGGCTATTGGCAGCAGCTAATAATTTTGGAAGTGGGGAAGTACTGGATGGATTGCAGTTTCTCAGTACCATGACAAACTGCAGCCAATTATTTGGAATTGACCTAGGTGGCAACCAACTAAAGGGGATCATGCCCAACAGTATCGGTAACTTATCATCCCAATACTTGGTACTTGGTGGAAACCAAATATACGGAGAAATTCCTTCAACGGTAGGTAATCTCATCAGCTTAAAGCTTTTATTTCTTGAAAGTAATCAACTCACAGGGACGGTTCCTAGTACAATTGGTTATCTTCATAAAGTCCAGCGGCTGTCTCTTCATTCCAATAAATTGTCAGGAGAAATTCCAGAGTCTGTAGGAAACCTCTCCCTGTTGAATGAACTATATTTAGCTGATAACCACCTGGGGGGATCCATTCCACCAGCTCTTGGAAACTGCAAGCAGTTGTTACTCCTAGGACTTTCTCAAAACTACTTGAGCGGTACGATACCAAAAGAGATTTTTGGGATATCTTCCCTGTCCATTTCATTAGATCTTTCCCAGAATCATTTATCTGGAACAATCCCATCAGAGGTTGGCAccttgaaaattttagctggATTGGATCTCTCACAAAATCACCTGTCAGGTGAACTTCCTGGGACCTTTGGTGGTTGTAGTAGCCTTGAAATCCTTTCCCTTGCTGGTAACTCTTTCCAGGGATCTTTTCCAGAATTTATCAGTTCTTTGAAAGGTATTCAAAATCTTAACCTTTCTAGTAACAATTTTTCTGGACCAATCCCCCAATTTTTAGTAAGAATGTCCATAAAGGCCCTGAATTTGTCCTTCAATGATTTTGTGGGCGAGCTACCAACACAAGGCATTTTTGGAAATGCTAGTGCTATATCAGTTGTTGGGAACAAAAGACTCTGTGGAGGCATTCCCCAACTACAGCTACCAAAGTGTCAGCCCCTAAGAGAgtcaaagaaaaataagaagctTCTCCGACTACGGTTCATCATGCCAGTGGTAATTACAAGTTCCTTCCTGGTGATAGTGGTAATCTCAATCTCAATTTTCCGACTACGGTCATTTAAAAGGAGGAGGACCCAACCAAATTTACCAAACTTCTCAGGTAGACTCTTCCTGAGAGTCAGCTACAGACAACTTGTTCAAGCTACTAATGGTTTCTCTGCAGAAAATCTAATTGGTGCTGGTAGCTCTGGCTCCGTATACAAAGGAGTGCTGACTGGAGGAGGAAACTTGTCGGTGGCTATCAAAGTCTTTAACCTTCAACACCATGGAGCCTTCAAGAGTTTTATTGCTGAGTGTGATGCAATGAGAAACATCCGGCATCGGAACCTCGTGAAGATTATAAGTTCTTCCTCAGGTCTGGACTTCCAAGGGAATGATTTTAAAGCTGTAATCTACGAGTTCATGCCCAACGGCAGTCTAGAAACTTGGTTGCATCGAGCAGATGAACATCAGCAGCACATTTTTCCTATACCAAACCTTCTTCAGCGAATTAATGTTGCTATTGATGTGGCTTGTGCCGTTGATTATCTACATCATCATTGCCACAAGCAGATTGTTCATTGCGATCTAAAACCAAGTAATATTCTCCTTGACAGCGATCTGACAGCCCATGTTGGAGATCTTGGGCTGGCAAAATATGTTCATTCAGCTCCAAATTTGCCGGAAACGAGCTCTGCTGGAATCAGAGGAAATATTGGATATGTAGCTCCAG AGTATGGCTTAGGTGCCGGGGTATCAAGTAATGGAGATGTCTACAGCTTCGGAATCCTATTGCTGGAGATGATGACTGGGAAGAAGCCTACACATCCTTTGTTCACTGGAGGCCTTGATCTTCATACCTACGTTGAAATGGCAATTCCTGAGCGTGTGATGGACATTGTGGATCCAGTACTTCTGTGTGAAGATCACAGAAGAACTACAGCAGCCAATAACAGAAGCAGTCCACTAggagaaacaaaatgcaatttaCTAGAGCAGTGTTTGATTTCATTGCTTAAAGTTGGCTTGGCTTGCTCCATGCACTTGCCAGAAGATAGAATAAATATGACGCAAGTTGTTTGCAGATTAAAGTCTATTAAGGGCACATTTACCATGGTAGAACTTTAA
- the LOC113711522 gene encoding probable LRR receptor-like serine/threonine-protein kinase At3g47570, with translation MDLLKSFSAECEAMRNIRHRNLVKIVSSSSGLDFQGNEFRALIYEFMPNGSLEKWLHPTEEDQQKMFHRLNLLQRINVVIDVACALDYLHHHCHRQIAHCDLKPNNIFLTVI, from the coding sequence ATGGATCTTTTAAAGAGTTTTAGTGCTGAGTGTGAAGCAATGAGAAACATCCGGCATCGAAACCTTGTGAAGATTGTAAGTTCTTCCTCCGGTCTGGATTTCCAAGGGAATGAATTTAGAGCTTTAATCTATGAGTTCATGCCTAATGGGAGTCTAGAAAAATGGTTGCATCCAACAGAAGAAGATCAGCAGAAGATGTTTCATAGACTGAACCTTCTTCAAAGAATTAATGTTGTTATTGATGTGGCTTGTGCCCTCGATTACCTACATCATCATTGCCACAGGCAGATTGCTCATTGCGATCTTAAACCAAACAATATTTTCTTGACAGTGATCTGA